The genomic stretch GTTTATCCCTCCATCTACGTACTGGATATAGAAGATGGCAGTTTGATTGATCGTATTTATCTGAATTGTGAAACCGGTGGGGTTGGTGGCGTGCCATCCGGTCAGCCCGCAGTTGTAGACTCTGACGGCAATGGCTACATTGACCGTCTCTATATCGGCACGGATGAGGGATATCTCTATAAGGTGAATTTGCCAGATGATCCTGAAGCGCCCAACTATGAAATCAGTCAAACTGTAATCAATGTCGACTTTGATTACACTGTGGTCAATGATATGGGAACTGAAGATGAGGAAGATGATGTGACAACAACCTATACGGTTGCAGAGTCGCAGCGTCATCATTCGATTTATGCATCCCCTTCTGTTGTGGTTGACAACAGTTTGGATGCGTCAGGAAATCTGTTCTACAACATCTATATTTTCTTTGGTACAGGAGACAGTCCATATGCGGATGAGGATATTGATATCGGTAACACTTCATATCATTTCTTCGCTTATCTAGACCATGCTGAGAAAGGCGAAGTCTCAACAGAAAATATAAATTTGGACTGGTTCTATGAACTGCCTGCCGGGCAGCGAATCTTTTCCTCTGCATTTGCCTCGGCTGGAAGTATTTATTTCGGTTCGGCAACCTCAGAAACAGAAGATCCTTGTACCGGGAGTAATGAAGGGGAAATTTACGTCTTCAGTTATTCAGGGATTTCGTTGCTCAATGATGAAAATGGTGATCCCGGGTTGGAGGTTGGTGATGTTACCACAACACCTTTGGTAGAGGATCAACATCTGTACATCAAAACCCCGGATGGAATGAAATCCTTTGGAAATGGTTCTTATAATAATCCTGTTAAAATGGGGGGGCTGCCCTTTACCCGTACGCGGTTCTGGCGAGAAGTTTTTTAAGTAAATCCGATGGGACTGAAAAAGAAGAAGCGAACCACTGACCAGTGGTTCGCTTCTTTGTTGCCTGCTTGCAGGCTATAGATCGTAGTCTTTAATCTTGTACTGCAACGAACGGAGGCTGATCTCAAGCATTTCCGCAGCTTGGGCGCGCTTGCCGTTTGTGCGTTCAAGGGCCGCTTTGATGTAGCGCTGCTCAAGAACTTCTGTGGCTTTTTTTAAAGAAATATCGTCATCAACGGACGACAGCGTTGATGCAGGAAGCTTTATCTCTTGTGGAAGGTCAGTGGCAGTGATGAGCAATCCCCGGCAAAAAATCAATGTCTTCTCAATGACGTTTTGTAGTTCACGAACATTGCCTGGCCAGGAATAATTTTGTAGCGCCTCGTTCGCATCGCTAGTCAATCTTGGAATTGGACGCCCCTCCCGTGTGGCTATTTTTTGGAGAAAATACGCACATAGCGAGGGGATATCTTCTTTACGTGAGCGTAATGTGGGGACCGTGAGTTCAACAACGGCTAATCGGTAGTAGAGGTCTTCCCGAAAGTTGCCTTGTTCAATGGATTCTTTAAGGTTTTTGGCTGTAGCGGCAATAATTCTCACATCAATTTTGCGCGGTTTGGTCTCCCCTACGGCAAGGATCTCTCTTTCCTGCAGAGCCCGAAGTAGTTTGGGCTGAAACTCCAAAGGCAATTCACCGATTTCATCGAGAAACAAGGTACCGCCGTTGGCAGCATAGAACAGGCCCGGATGATTCTGGGTAGCGCCGGTAAAAGCTCCCTTGCGATGGCCGAACAGTTCACTTTCCACTAATTGCGGGGACAGCGCACTGCAGTTGACGGCGACAAAGGGAGCTTTGGCGCGCGGACTGTGCTCATGTAACGCACGGGCAATCAGTTCCTTGCCGGTACCGGTTTCGCCCTGAATGAGCACCGGCGAGGCCACGGTCGCCAGTGTCTCAACCTGATGCAGCACCTGCTTGATGGCAGTACTGTCGCCGATGATCTGCTGTTGTTCTCCAGAGGATCTAAGTTCGCGCCGCAACGTTTCGTTCTCCCGTTGCAACCGTAATCGCTCCTGGGCTTTTTTCAGAGTAAGAATAATTTCATCCGGCCGAAACGGTTTTGATATGTAGTCGTAGGCGCCATTCTTCATACAGTTCAATGCTGTTTCAAGTGACCCATAAGCGCTC from Desulfuromonas acetoxidans DSM 684 encodes the following:
- a CDS encoding sigma-54-dependent transcriptional regulator — its product is MSKNCSILIVDDESAMRHLLQTILEEEEYQVDAAENGKQALEKVEHNHYDLVLCDVRMPELDGIGFLSRILPKFPSLTVIMMSAYGSLETALNCMKNGAYDYISKPFRPDEIILTLKKAQERLRLQRENETLRRELRSSGEQQQIIGDSTAIKQVLHQVETLATVASPVLIQGETGTGKELIARALHEHSPRAKAPFVAVNCSALSPQLVESELFGHRKGAFTGATQNHPGLFYAANGGTLFLDEIGELPLEFQPKLLRALQEREILAVGETKPRKIDVRIIAATAKNLKESIEQGNFREDLYYRLAVVELTVPTLRSRKEDIPSLCAYFLQKIATREGRPIPRLTSDANEALQNYSWPGNVRELQNVIEKTLIFCRGLLITATDLPQEIKLPASTLSSVDDDISLKKATEVLEQRYIKAALERTNGKRAQAAEMLEISLRSLQYKIKDYDL